The following are encoded in a window of Ruminiclostridium herbifermentans genomic DNA:
- the lgt gene encoding prolipoprotein diacylglyceryl transferase, with translation MKESILVSFPNMNLEFNISSEAFRIFNKSIYWYGIIIALAMCVCVIWAIKDSKKFDLVPDTVIDLMLFAAPISIIFARLYYVIFRWEDYSSNLLEIFNIRNGGLAIYGGIIGAVITAYFVARYKKIPTFKFFDFAIPYVPLGQAIGRWGNFFNQEAFGTNTSLPWGMKSSVTKAYLQNNMDAIQQLHGITVNPDLPVHPTFLYESILDLAIFVFLMWMRRKKKFDGEVFCFYFITYSLGRAFIEGLRTDSLMLGNMRVSQFLSVVLVIAFGIYIVYKRIKLNNESLELEYTGKSVYAGILKEIEEEEKLEAEKKTSSLFGNEHNEVDNDLEKNIVSDDNEVIDQPIENQKNENDE, from the coding sequence ATGAAAGAGAGCATTCTTGTAAGTTTTCCAAATATGAATTTAGAATTTAATATTTCAAGTGAGGCTTTTAGAATCTTTAATAAGTCAATATATTGGTATGGGATTATTATAGCTTTGGCTATGTGTGTGTGTGTAATTTGGGCTATAAAAGATTCAAAGAAATTTGATTTGGTTCCCGATACAGTAATTGATTTGATGCTGTTTGCAGCACCTATATCAATAATTTTTGCGCGATTATATTATGTTATATTTAGGTGGGAAGATTATAGTTCAAATTTACTAGAAATTTTCAATATTAGAAATGGAGGACTTGCTATATATGGCGGCATAATTGGTGCAGTTATTACAGCCTACTTTGTAGCACGATACAAAAAAATACCTACCTTTAAATTTTTTGATTTTGCAATTCCATATGTTCCTCTTGGACAAGCAATAGGACGTTGGGGAAATTTCTTCAATCAAGAGGCTTTTGGTACTAATACATCACTGCCATGGGGAATGAAAAGTTCTGTCACAAAAGCTTATTTACAGAACAATATGGATGCAATACAGCAATTGCATGGAATTACAGTAAATCCTGATTTGCCTGTTCATCCTACCTTTTTATATGAATCAATTTTAGATTTGGCTATTTTTGTGTTCTTGATGTGGATGAGAAGGAAGAAGAAGTTTGATGGTGAGGTTTTTTGTTTTTACTTTATAACATATTCTCTTGGAAGAGCATTTATTGAAGGACTTAGGACAGATAGCTTAATGCTTGGGAATATGAGAGTATCACAGTTCTTGTCAGTAGTACTTGTAATAGCATTTGGTATTTATATTGTTTATAAAAGAATAAAGCTAAACAATGAAAGTCTTGAACTAGAATATACGGGAAAAAGCGTATATGCTGGTATACTCAAAGAAATTGAGGAAGAGGAAAAACTAGAAGCCGAAAAAAAGACCAGTAGTTTATTTGGAAATGAGCATAATGAGGTTGATAATGATTTGGAGAAAAATATAGTTTCTGATGATAATGAAGTTATTGATCAACCTATTGAAAATCAGAAGAATGAAAACGATGAATAA
- the yfmH gene encoding EF-P 5-aminopentanol modification-associated protein YfmH, translating into MKFETIEYNNYDEKLYKYEHSSGLKCLVIPKKGYSKKYATFSTKYGSVDNEFIIPGDKDTTRVPDGIAHFLEHKLFEQKDGSVMDKFAALGSRPNAYTSFNQTVYLFSCTDLFKENFDLLLNFVQNPYITEESVEREKGIIGQEINMYRDNPGWRVSFNLLEALYEKHPVKLDIAGSIESISKITKETLYKCYETFYHPSNMVVTVVGDVDHNQVFEQIEKNIQSTKKVSEIKRIFPDESESLNKKYVEQIMPVPTPLFYIGFKDNNFNLQGTEILKYTVAIKLLLSMIIGKSSELYSNLYDKGLINSTFETDFSLESSYAYSMLGGESVNPEAVKDLLVKEIRRLQDNGLELNVFERLQKAAKGRFLRQFNSVESISRTFISLYFKGVTMFDYFNVYDTISFDYITDVFYKHFDIEKMALSVVKSSKT; encoded by the coding sequence ATGAAATTTGAAACGATTGAGTATAACAATTATGATGAAAAATTATATAAATATGAACATAGCAGCGGATTAAAGTGCCTTGTGATTCCCAAAAAAGGTTATAGTAAAAAATATGCTACGTTCTCAACAAAATACGGTTCAGTAGACAATGAGTTTATTATTCCAGGTGATAAGGATACAACTAGAGTGCCTGATGGAATTGCTCATTTTTTGGAGCATAAGCTTTTTGAACAAAAAGATGGCAGTGTTATGGATAAATTTGCTGCTTTAGGTTCAAGACCAAATGCATATACAAGCTTTAATCAAACTGTATATCTTTTTTCTTGCACCGATTTGTTCAAAGAAAATTTTGATTTACTTTTGAATTTTGTACAAAATCCTTATATTACAGAAGAAAGCGTTGAGAGAGAAAAGGGTATAATTGGACAGGAAATAAATATGTATCGCGATAATCCTGGTTGGAGGGTTTCATTCAATCTATTAGAAGCTTTATATGAAAAGCACCCAGTGAAGCTGGATATTGCAGGTTCTATTGAAAGCATAAGTAAAATTACTAAAGAAACATTATATAAATGCTACGAGACGTTTTATCACCCGTCAAATATGGTAGTAACAGTAGTAGGAGATGTAGATCATAATCAAGTATTTGAGCAAATAGAAAAGAACATTCAGTCTACAAAAAAAGTTTCCGAGATAAAGAGAATTTTTCCTGATGAAAGCGAAAGTTTAAATAAAAAATATGTAGAACAAATAATGCCTGTTCCTACACCATTGTTTTATATTGGCTTTAAGGATAACAATTTTAATCTTCAGGGAACAGAAATACTGAAATACACTGTGGCAATAAAGTTGCTATTATCAATGATTATTGGTAAAAGTTCAGAATTATATTCCAACCTTTATGATAAAGGATTAATAAATTCTACCTTTGAGACGGATTTTTCGTTAGAGAGCAGCTATGCTTATTCTATGTTAGGTGGGGAGTCTGTTAATCCTGAGGCAGTAAAAGATTTATTGGTTAAAGAAATAAGACGCTTACAGGATAATGGCCTTGAACTAAATGTGTTTGAAAGACTACAAAAGGCAGCAAAGGGCAGGTTCTTAAGACAGTTTAATTCTGTTGAGAGTATATCTCGAACATTCATAAGCTTATATTTTAAAGGTGTAACAATGTTTGATTATTTTAATGTTTATGATACAATAAGCTTTGATTATATAACAGATGTATTTTATAAGCATTTTGATATTGAAAAAATGGCTTTGTCTGTTGTAAAAAGCTCGAAAACATAA
- the rodA gene encoding rod shape-determining protein RodA, whose product MYFVEKLKPENPYKRFDYLLFFSVMTLSIIGLFVLNSAVANKPNILKSQVLAFIMGVALCLILSAIDYKNLKFFSLLIFFGAMGLMVLTLIIGSGEELGNKNWIKIAGMSVQPSEFAKIAYIILASVFLERIKESQEINKSDIIKFIVYSCIAIGFVLLQKDLGTALVFIFIFLIFIYIVGIPYRYIFILCGCLALSLPFIWVYVLNDKRKERILSFISPEIDPLGAGYNVIMSKMAIGSGQLFGQGYGKGIQTQSGSVPVNESDFIFSVVGEELGFIGGMIIIVLGLFIILRCIHIAKNAGDAYGSFLVIGITGMISFNFIENIGMSIGLLPVTGLPLPFVSQGGTAMLTNFIAIGIVLSVTIRSKKSSFSSSQ is encoded by the coding sequence ATGTATTTTGTAGAAAAACTAAAACCGGAAAATCCATATAAAAGGTTTGATTATTTACTGTTTTTTTCGGTAATGACATTATCTATCATAGGGCTTTTTGTTTTGAATAGTGCTGTAGCTAATAAACCCAATATATTAAAGTCTCAAGTGTTAGCTTTCATAATGGGAGTAGCTTTATGCTTGATTTTAAGTGCCATTGACTATAAAAATCTTAAATTTTTTAGCTTATTAATTTTCTTTGGAGCAATGGGATTAATGGTTCTTACATTAATTATTGGAAGCGGTGAGGAACTAGGTAACAAAAATTGGATTAAAATAGCTGGAATGAGTGTCCAACCTTCAGAGTTTGCAAAAATTGCATATATAATCCTAGCTTCGGTATTTTTGGAGAGAATTAAAGAAAGTCAGGAAATAAATAAGTCAGATATTATTAAGTTTATTGTTTATTCTTGCATAGCAATAGGATTTGTTCTCCTGCAGAAAGACTTAGGAACGGCTTTAGTATTTATATTTATATTCCTTATATTTATTTATATTGTAGGAATACCTTATAGATACATATTTATCCTTTGTGGATGCTTGGCATTATCATTGCCATTTATATGGGTTTATGTGTTAAATGATAAAAGAAAAGAAAGAATTTTATCATTTATTTCTCCTGAAATAGACCCATTAGGTGCTGGTTACAATGTAATTATGTCAAAAATGGCAATAGGGTCTGGGCAGTTATTTGGTCAAGGATACGGAAAGGGTATTCAAACTCAAAGCGGCAGTGTTCCAGTAAATGAGTCGGACTTTATATTTTCTGTAGTTGGTGAGGAACTAGGTTTTATTGGTGGAATGATAATAATAGTACTGGGATTGTTTATTATATTGAGATGCATCCATATCGCTAAAAATGCAGGTGATGCGTATGGTTCTTTTTTAGTAATTGGAATTACTGGTATGATTTCATTTAATTTTATAGAAAATATAGGTATGAGTATTGGATTACTTCCAGTAACAGGGTTGCCGCTGCCTTTTGTTAGTCAAGGAGGTACAGCAATGCTAACTAATTTTATTGCAATTGGAATAGTGCTAAGTGTGACTATTAGAAGCAAAAAAAGCAGTTTTAGTTCTTCTCAATAG
- the rsmH gene encoding 16S rRNA (cytosine(1402)-N(4))-methyltransferase RsmH has product MEFKHKSVLLDECIEYLNINPEGVYIDGTIGGAGHSSEIYRRLNAKGCLIGLDQDSFAVETSSMRLKEIKAEASFKIVNTNFKNIKKICGELGIAEVDGILLDLGVSSHQLDEASRGFSYQHDAPLDMRMDRSSELSAYQIVNEYSEQDIYRIIRDFGEEKWASRIAKFIVEDREVKPINTTFDLVDVIKRAVPSAARRDGPHPAKRTFQAIRIAVNQELDILNNTIDDCVSLLKSGGRLCIITFHSLEDRIVKVQYGKYVNPCTCPPSFPVCVCGKKPEAILVNRKPIVSTDKELEDNPRARSAKLRVLQKI; this is encoded by the coding sequence ATGGAATTTAAACATAAATCTGTTTTATTAGATGAATGCATTGAATATTTAAATATAAATCCTGAAGGAGTTTATATTGACGGTACCATAGGAGGGGCAGGACATTCATCTGAAATATACAGAAGATTAAATGCAAAAGGATGTTTGATTGGTCTAGACCAAGATAGTTTTGCAGTTGAAACATCTTCTATGCGCCTTAAAGAAATTAAAGCGGAAGCAAGTTTTAAAATAGTAAATACCAATTTTAAGAATATAAAAAAGATATGTGGTGAACTAGGAATTGCTGAGGTTGATGGTATACTGCTTGATTTGGGTGTTTCATCCCATCAACTTGACGAAGCTTCCAGAGGCTTTAGTTATCAGCATGATGCACCGTTAGATATGCGGATGGATAGGAGTTCAGAGTTATCAGCATATCAAATAGTAAATGAATACTCAGAACAAGATATTTACCGCATTATTAGAGATTTTGGTGAAGAAAAATGGGCATCGAGAATTGCAAAATTTATTGTGGAAGATAGAGAAGTAAAACCTATTAATACAACTTTTGATTTGGTTGATGTTATAAAGAGGGCAGTTCCAAGTGCTGCTAGGCGTGATGGTCCACATCCTGCAAAAAGAACATTTCAGGCAATCAGAATTGCTGTAAATCAAGAGTTGGATATATTAAATAACACTATAGATGATTGCGTATCATTGCTGAAAAGTGGGGGAAGGCTTTGTATAATAACATTTCATTCCCTTGAAGATAGAATTGTAAAAGTGCAATATGGTAAGTATGTAAATCCGTGTACTTGCCCTCCTTCGTTTCCGGTTTGTGTATGCGGAAAGAAACCTGAAGCGATATTGGTAAATAGAAAACCAATCGTTTCAACAGATAAAGAATTAGAGGATAATCCAAGGGCAAGAAGCGCAAAGCTTAGAGTTTTACAAAAAATTTAA
- the mraZ gene encoding division/cell wall cluster transcriptional repressor MraZ — protein sequence MFYGEYQHTVDPKGRAIVPSKFREGLGEKFIITKGLDCCLFAYSLEEWTSLENKLKTLPFTDKDVRAFIRFFFSGAAECELDKQGRILIPQNLREYAGLEKDIYIIGVSSRVEIWDKTNWQKYNSDDNISADKIAEKMAMLGI from the coding sequence TTGTTTTATGGTGAGTATCAACATACAGTTGACCCAAAAGGCAGAGCAATCGTACCCTCAAAGTTTAGAGAGGGCTTGGGAGAAAAGTTCATAATAACAAAAGGACTTGACTGCTGTTTGTTTGCATACTCATTAGAAGAATGGACAAGCCTTGAAAATAAACTAAAGACTCTTCCATTTACAGATAAGGATGTTCGTGCTTTTATTAGATTTTTCTTTTCTGGTGCAGCCGAGTGTGAGTTGGATAAGCAGGGGAGAATTTTGATACCACAAAATTTGCGTGAATATGCAGGACTCGAAAAGGACATATATATAATTGGTGTTTCTTCTAGGGTTGAGATATGGGATAAGACCAATTGGCAAAAATATAATAGCGATGACAATATAAGTGCTGATAAAATTGCAGAAAAAATGGCTATGCTAGGTATATAG